The window TTTATTCCCTGTTCAGTACTTTCACCATTTATAAACAGAGAAGGAACAGGGGTATGaaaattcttttgtttatattttaccTTTGGATAGGGACGTGAAGATTATCTAGTTCTAACACGTAAACAAGACACCACGGGATGCCAAGTTACCAACCTCCAGTTGCTGTCCAGGAATTGCTCCTGAATGTTTAACACAGCGTTACACCCTGCAAGACACTGGGAACAGACGTGCCCCTAAACAGTCAGTACAGAGCGCACAGTGCATTGTCAGCCTGTCAGAACTTGACTGCATAGAAACCCCAatgttttccttgttctgtCTTTCTAGAAAATGAGACTCCTAGAGCAAAAACTCTGAAACTGCAGCCATCAAAACAGAGGACAAAAAATGAACAGGTCATCTCTTTCTCATAATTTCCTTTACCAATGGTCTGCATTACATCAGACAAACCACATGTCACTGAAGTCTGCTATGACTCACCTTAGCCTTAACAAGGTTAACATCaaatcattaatttaaatgcttcCTAGCCTCCCTACTGAAATAAGTTCCATCCCTTCTCCGATGCTTCATTTTGTCTTCTTGGTATTGCACGTGCAGTTCCACACACATCACGGAAAACACCACTTGAATTAGATGACAGTTCCTACCCTGACACAGTAACCAAGAGCATGGTGATACCCTACTCTGCTCTAAATGCCAGCCggtgctgcagagagcagtacCGTCAACtgcttctccccttctcctggTCGCACAGTCCTGCCGCTCCTCCTACACCGCGCCTTACAGCTCTGCACCCATGGGGTGCATCACCCGGGTCCAAGAGCCAGCCACAAAAAGGCTGTTAAAGTCTTCTCCGATCATTGCGCTGAACCAACACGTTGCTGTATCAGCTGCAAGGAAGATGACAGTTAACATGCCACCAAGGGAATGGGAAGCCGGAGTGCTCTTCTGGCAGCAGCCCAAGAGCACTGCAAAGCAAGATATTCACATCTGCCTTACACAGCGCCAACTACAAAGCTTTCGGGCCGATACAAAATGTGTGGAATAATCCTGAGGGCTCACACTTGTCTTGGGAAAACTCAGATCCTCTCAAAGAGggttagaaagaaagaaaacacgTTCTAGGGCTTTTCAGcagtattattttctaattagCTCTCACCTACTCATTcaatccattttaaaaactacGTAGCTTGTGAATTCTTTTTCAGGAGACAACTGACAAAAATCTTACTACCAGGTCTTGTCTCCTTTGCACAAAACTAACAGGATGCTCTAGTTATCACTTCACATGACTCACTGTTTCACACACATTTAATGACAGCTTATTAAGCACCCCTACTGATGGGCATCCTTACTGACGGGCAAGAAGCAGTAACGTTCATCTGGTagagctgtgccagctccaGAGATCGAGCAAGGGTGTTCTTAGTGTAGTACGCAATGGAGACTGTACTGTAGTCTACAGGCAGCCTGAAATACATGTGAACCATGCTACTCATGCTTACTGGCAGCAGATCTACCTGCATAAACAACAACAGCTTCCCTACACCAGGTGAACTGAGATGCCACCGGCAAGGACAGGTAACCCTTCTCCCTCAGGGGAGTGCTGATTTCCAAATCCCATGCCACCCAGCGCTTCTCAAAAACCCACCAAGGCCCCACATGGCCCACTCCGACTCACCAGGCCTGCTGAGCGTCGAGGGCGGAGGCAGCGGCTGCCCGTTCAGTGGCGTGCCGAGCAAGCGCTGGAAGCGGTTGGGTGGGCGGCTGGTCACATCCAGGCCCGCTGCCATCTTCGCCTTGTTGCCTTTCGTCAGGCGCTTCAGGTGGACGAGGAGGTCGGGGCGGTCGCGGCGAAAGTGGGGGCTGCGGAAGCGATGCAGGGGCCCGGTGCCGTTGCCACCGTTGCCTTGTCCACCCTCTGGGCCCGGCCCCAGCACACCGCTCCCCGGCAACACCCCCACCTTGCGGAAGCCATAGAGACTGAGCTGTCGCATGAAGCTGCTGAAGTTCGTGGTCTTGAAGAAACCGGCGGCTGCCGCTGCCCCACGGCCACCCGGCTGCGCGGCGACGGCCGGCCCGGCGCCCAGCAGCTCGCACTCACAGCGCGGCTGGTTGATGACCAGCCCCCGGCCGGAGGCGCCCCAGCGAACGGAGCGGCAGCGCGGGCTGTTGACCAGCCGCCGCAGCCTGGCGGGGAAGGTGTCGGCACTGACGGGGCCGGGCTGCTGCGACGCGTCCGTGTCGGTAGGTGGCGCCAACGCCGCGCTCAACCGCCGCCCGCGCGGCCTCCGCTtcccccgcggcccccggccctcagccccgccgcggcgctgGTCCGCGCAGCGCGCCGGTCcctcggcacggcacggccgcagcccggccccccctcagccccgccaTCCCCTCAGCCCGGCCAACCCCTCAgctccccctcagccccgccacccccctcagccccgccaCCCCCCTCAGCCCGGCCAACCCCTCAgctccccctcagccccgccaCCCCCCTCAGCCCGGCCAACCCCTCAGCTCCGCCATCCCCTCAGCCCGGCCAACCCCTCAGCTCCGCCTCAgctccccctcagccccgccacccccctcagctccccctcagccccgccacccccctcagctccccctcagccccgccacccccctcagccccgccacccccctcagctccccctcagccccgccaCCCCCCTCAGCTCCCCCGTCCATTCAGCTCCCCAAGTCCCCTCAGCCGGGCCATGTCCCTCagcctccccatccccctcGGCCCCGCCGGTCCCCTCGGCCAccccctccgccccgccggTCCCCTCACCCCGCCGGCCCCTCAGCTCCGCTCCCACCAGCATCTCCCGTAGCTTCTGTGAGCGACCGGGCGGCTGAGGCCCGGGGCCGAAAGCTGCCGCtcggggcggccccgccgccagcccggAGCCGTCCCGGCGGCAGCCTGGAGGTCCTTGAACCACGGCGCGGGTGGGCGCCGGGCCGTGGAAAGCGGCTGCAGGCGGGGCAGAGCGGGGAGCACGCGTtccgcagccccgcgccccgcc is drawn from Falco rusticolus isolate bFalRus1 unplaced genomic scaffold, bFalRus1.pri scaffold_155_arrow_ctg1, whole genome shotgun sequence and contains these coding sequences:
- the LOC119142008 gene encoding atherin-like — translated: MAGRGAAERVLPALPRLQPLSTARRPPAPWFKDLQAAAGTAPGWRRGRPERQLSAPGLSRPGPARCADQRRGGAEGRGPRGKRRPRGRRLSAALAPPTDTDASQQPGPVSADTFPARLRRLVNSPRCRSVRWGASGRGLVINQPRCECELLGAGPAVAAQPGGRGAAAAAGFFKTTNFSSFMRQLSLYGFRKPPLSPRPPRPPRPPEAPDERQQGEDGSGPGCDQPPTQPLPALARHATERAAAASALDAQQAW